The following is a genomic window from Hymenobacter monticola.
CTGCCTGATGACCGACCAGCTCCCCGCCACCCCGCCCGCCGACGCCGACGATGCGCACTTCCTGCAGCGGCTGCGGCCCTCGCGCCTCATCCTGCCGGTGGTGTTGGGGCTGCTGGTGGTGGGCTACCTGTTCTGGCACAGCTACAAGCCCGGCGAGCTGGCCCCGCTGGCCCACGCCGACTGGCGCTGGCTGCTGGCGGCCGTGCTGGTGCTGGCCGCCCGCGACCTGGGCTACATCTACCGCATCCGCCACATTGCCGAAACCGAGCTCACTTACCGGCAGGCGCTTGATGTGATTATGATTTGGGAATTTGCCTCCTGCGTGCTGCCCTCGGGCCAGGGTGGCACGGGGGCGGCCCCTTTTATTCTCGAAAAAGAAGGCATTCCGCTGGGCAAGGGGCTGGCATACATCATGGTGACGGCCCTACTCGACAACCTCTATTACGTGGTGATGGTGCCGCTGGTAGTGCTCATCGCGGGCGCCGGGCTCTACCCCCACGAGGCCCTGCAAACCGGCTTCGTGGCCACGCTGCGGGTGGCGTTTGGGGTGAGCTACCTGTTCGTAACGCTCTACGCGGGGCTGATGCTGTACGCCATTTTTGTCAATCCGAAGTCGGTACGCCGGCTGCTGGTGCGGCTGTTTTCGTTCCGGCTGCTGCGGCGCTGGCGCCGCCCGGCCTACCGCCACGGGCAGGAGCTGGTGCGCGCCTCGCAGCAGCTGCGCGGGGCCGGCCCGGCCTACTGGTGGCGGGCGGGCGTGAGCACGGCCTTCGTCTGGACGGCCCGCTACGCCATCATCGGCTGCCTCATCGCCGCCTTCGTGCCCATGGACACGGGCACCTTCCTGTTCATTTTTGCC
Proteins encoded in this region:
- a CDS encoding lysylphosphatidylglycerol synthase transmembrane domain-containing protein, with the translated sequence MTDQLPATPPADADDAHFLQRLRPSRLILPVVLGLLVVGYLFWHSYKPGELAPLAHADWRWLLAAVLVLAARDLGYIYRIRHIAETELTYRQALDVIMIWEFASCVLPSGQGGTGAAPFILEKEGIPLGKGLAYIMVTALLDNLYYVVMVPLVVLIAGAGLYPHEALQTGFVATLRVAFGVSYLFVTLYAGLMLYAIFVNPKSVRRLLVRLFSFRLLRRWRRPAYRHGQELVRASQQLRGAGPAYWWRAGVSTAFVWTARYAIIGCLIAAFVPMDTGTFLFIFARNITYKVILLVAITPGGAGIAEGAFPTFFGKFIGTATMTSFVVLLYRIVTYYLYLVLGLIFLPRWVARVFGKRPAAL